A window of Streptomyces armeniacus contains these coding sequences:
- a CDS encoding ABC transporter substrate-binding protein, which translates to MKPQARNASIRTLLAVGLATSLALTAGCAKSEEDADSGADSAKDSAQNGQEVADGGSSETCTAKAYGAEKLDLKGATVGFSQSEKEANPFRIAETASIKAEAKKRGVKLLTANAQSKFSKQISDVQDLIAKGADLIVIAPLNSDGWEPVLKSAAAKKIPIVTIDRKINATPCKDYVSFIGSDFTEQGKRAADQMIKATGGKGEIAILLGTPGNNVTTERTKGFTDRLKEKAPGLKVVFKQTGEFARGKGQSVTEQLIQSKPEITGIYAENDEMGLGAVNALKGAGKQPGDVKIVTIDGTKSAVQRIVDKWIYGVVESNPRFGPLAFQTLDAFTKGSEVRQEIVIKDGAYNEANAEADLGKAY; encoded by the coding sequence ATGAAGCCGCAGGCCCGTAACGCCAGCATCAGAACACTCCTCGCCGTCGGCCTGGCCACGAGCCTTGCCCTGACCGCGGGTTGCGCCAAGTCCGAGGAAGACGCCGACAGCGGCGCCGACTCCGCCAAGGACAGCGCGCAGAACGGCCAGGAGGTCGCCGACGGCGGCAGCTCCGAGACCTGCACCGCCAAGGCGTACGGCGCCGAGAAGCTCGACCTCAAGGGCGCCACCGTCGGCTTCTCGCAGTCCGAGAAGGAGGCCAACCCGTTCCGGATAGCCGAGACGGCCTCCATCAAGGCGGAGGCGAAGAAGCGCGGCGTGAAGCTGCTGACGGCCAACGCCCAGTCGAAGTTCTCCAAGCAGATCAGCGACGTACAGGACCTGATCGCCAAGGGCGCGGACCTGATCGTCATCGCCCCGCTCAACTCGGACGGCTGGGAGCCGGTCCTCAAGTCGGCCGCCGCGAAGAAGATCCCGATCGTCACCATCGACCGCAAGATCAACGCGACGCCCTGCAAGGACTACGTGAGCTTCATCGGCTCCGACTTCACCGAGCAGGGCAAGCGCGCCGCCGACCAGATGATCAAGGCGACCGGCGGCAAGGGCGAGATCGCCATCCTCCTGGGCACCCCGGGCAACAACGTCACCACCGAGCGCACCAAGGGCTTCACCGACCGGCTCAAGGAGAAAGCGCCCGGCCTGAAGGTCGTCTTCAAGCAGACCGGTGAGTTCGCCCGCGGCAAGGGCCAGTCCGTCACCGAGCAGCTCATCCAGTCCAAGCCGGAGATCACCGGGATCTACGCCGAGAACGACGAGATGGGCCTCGGCGCCGTCAACGCCCTGAAGGGTGCGGGCAAGCAGCCCGGCGACGTCAAGATCGTCACGATCGACGGCACGAAGAGCGCCGTACAGCGCATCGTCGACAAGTGGATCTACGGCGTCGTCGAGTCCAACCCCCGCTTCGGTCCCCTCGCCTTCCAGACCCTCGACGCGTTCACCAAGGGCTCGGAGGTCCGGCAGGAGATCGTCATCAAGGACGGCGCGTACAACGAGGCCAACGCCGAGGCCGACCTCGGCAAGGCGTACTGA
- a CDS encoding sugar ABC transporter ATP-binding protein translates to MTSPPEVLAVRGLTRRFPGVLALDDVSFTARAGEVHALVGENGAGKSTLIKVLTGVHQPDEGELRYLGEPAAFGTPLAAQHAGISTIYQEVNLIPLMSVARNLFLGREPRTRFGLIDFTRMHREADRALRDYGVRVDVRQPLRTLGVGAQQMVALARAVSVDARVVIMDEPTSSLEPREVETLFGVIRRLRDQGIAVVYVSHRLDELYAVCDTVTVLRDGRSVHTGPLAETGRVELVSLMLGRSLGDVRKEGVTGFSGAHEAGREPVLSAENLTRRHELHGVSLEIHPGEVLGLGGLLGSGRTETAKAIAGALPLGAGRVTVAGVPLRSGSTPAAIRAGISLLPEDRKSEGIVPGLSVRENIALACLPRMSRMGLVSEARIDEVVDTYVKRLRIKASSPHQKVGELSGGNQQKVLLARWLAMHPKVLLLDEPTRGIDVGAKAEVQKLIDELADDGLGVLLVCSDIEELIEGSDRVVVLREGSVVGELSGDDVTEDELMRALATAAEEQTGDGPGGPDKSTGDPSGPSDPSDPSDPSDPSDEEVTAHG, encoded by the coding sequence TTGACGTCACCTCCCGAAGTCCTCGCCGTGCGCGGGCTCACCAGGCGTTTCCCCGGCGTGCTCGCGCTCGACGACGTCTCGTTCACCGCGCGCGCCGGGGAGGTGCACGCCCTCGTCGGCGAGAACGGCGCCGGCAAGTCGACCCTCATCAAGGTCCTCACGGGCGTGCACCAGCCGGACGAGGGCGAACTGCGGTACCTCGGCGAGCCGGCCGCGTTCGGCACCCCACTCGCCGCGCAGCACGCCGGCATCTCGACCATCTACCAGGAGGTCAACCTCATCCCGCTGATGAGCGTTGCCCGCAACCTCTTCCTCGGACGCGAGCCCCGCACCCGGTTCGGCCTGATCGACTTCACGCGCATGCACCGGGAGGCGGACCGCGCCCTGCGGGACTACGGCGTACGCGTCGACGTCCGGCAGCCCCTGCGCACGCTGGGCGTCGGCGCGCAGCAGATGGTCGCGCTGGCCCGCGCCGTCTCGGTCGACGCGCGCGTCGTCATCATGGACGAGCCGACGTCCTCGCTCGAACCGCGCGAGGTCGAGACCCTGTTCGGCGTCATCCGGCGGCTGCGCGACCAGGGCATCGCGGTGGTGTACGTGAGCCACCGGCTGGACGAGCTGTACGCCGTCTGCGACACGGTCACCGTTCTGCGCGACGGCCGTTCCGTGCACACGGGCCCGCTGGCCGAGACCGGCCGGGTGGAGCTGGTGTCGCTGATGCTCGGCCGGTCGCTGGGCGACGTACGGAAGGAGGGCGTCACCGGGTTCAGCGGCGCGCACGAGGCCGGGCGCGAACCGGTCCTCAGCGCCGAGAACCTGACCCGCAGGCACGAACTGCACGGCGTCTCCCTGGAGATCCACCCGGGCGAGGTGCTCGGCCTCGGCGGACTGCTCGGCTCCGGCCGTACGGAGACCGCGAAGGCCATCGCCGGCGCGCTGCCGCTCGGCGCGGGCCGGGTCACCGTGGCCGGGGTACCGCTGCGGTCCGGCTCGACGCCGGCCGCGATCCGCGCCGGGATCAGCCTGCTGCCCGAGGACCGCAAGTCGGAGGGCATCGTGCCGGGCCTGTCCGTACGGGAGAACATCGCACTCGCGTGCCTGCCGCGGATGTCCCGGATGGGGCTGGTCTCGGAGGCGCGTATCGACGAGGTCGTGGACACGTACGTGAAGCGGCTGCGGATCAAGGCCTCCAGTCCGCACCAGAAGGTCGGCGAACTCTCCGGCGGCAACCAGCAGAAGGTGCTGCTCGCCCGCTGGCTGGCCATGCACCCGAAGGTGCTGCTGCTGGACGAGCCGACGCGCGGCATCGACGTCGGCGCGAAGGCCGAGGTGCAGAAGCTCATCGACGAACTTGCCGACGACGGCCTCGGCGTGCTCCTCGTCTGCTCCGACATCGAGGAGCTGATCGAGGGCTCCGACCGGGTGGTGGTGCTCCGCGAGGGCTCCGTCGTCGGCGAACTGTCGGGCGACGACGTGACGGAGGACGAACTGATGCGGGCGCTGGCCACGGCCGCGGAGGAGCAGACGGGGGACGGGCCGGGTGGTCCGGACAAGAGCACCGGTGACCCGTCGGGCCCATCCGACCCGTCCGACCCGTCCGACCCGTCCGACCCGTCCGACGAGGAGGTGACCGCGCATGGCTGA
- a CDS encoding ABC transporter permease: protein MADVALRKAMPADRSELLRWLRDYGVYGGVVALLLFNIAFTEHFVSSENFRTQAIQVAPILIVALGMALAIGSEGVDLSVGSVMALSTSLLSLYMGYGIWVALFVVIIGGAAVGLVNGSLIAFIGVQPIVATLALMVGARGLALVLLPQLKDVHDPAMASLGSGDFAGIPYVVYIAAGLAVAVGFTVRRTTFGRQLLAIGDSRPAAKLAGLPVRRVLITVYVLSGILAAIAGFLATARLSASDPTALGDLMELSAITAVVVGGTPLSGGRVRIGGTVAGAVLIQLLTATLIKHDLPPSWTQIAQAVVIVLAVYVARERGKR, encoded by the coding sequence ATGGCTGACGTCGCACTGCGCAAGGCGATGCCCGCCGACCGCTCCGAACTCCTGCGCTGGCTGCGGGACTACGGCGTGTACGGCGGCGTCGTCGCCCTCCTGCTGTTCAACATCGCGTTCACGGAGCACTTCGTGTCCAGCGAGAACTTCCGTACGCAGGCCATCCAGGTCGCGCCCATCCTCATCGTCGCCCTCGGCATGGCCCTGGCGATCGGCTCCGAGGGCGTCGACCTGTCGGTGGGCTCCGTCATGGCTCTCTCCACGTCGCTGCTCTCCCTCTACATGGGCTACGGGATCTGGGTCGCGCTGTTCGTCGTGATCATCGGCGGCGCCGCCGTCGGGCTGGTCAACGGCTCGCTGATCGCGTTCATCGGGGTCCAGCCCATCGTGGCCACACTGGCGTTGATGGTCGGCGCCCGGGGGCTCGCGCTCGTCCTGCTGCCGCAGCTGAAGGACGTACACGACCCGGCCATGGCGTCCCTGGGCTCCGGCGACTTCGCGGGCATCCCGTACGTGGTCTACATCGCCGCCGGGCTCGCCGTGGCCGTCGGCTTCACCGTGCGGCGTACGACGTTCGGGCGGCAGCTGCTCGCCATCGGCGACAGCCGCCCGGCGGCCAAGCTGGCAGGCCTGCCCGTACGGCGCGTGCTGATCACCGTCTACGTCCTGTCCGGCATCCTTGCCGCCATCGCCGGGTTCCTGGCCACCGCGCGGCTGTCGGCCAGCGACCCGACGGCGCTCGGCGACCTCATGGAGCTGTCCGCCATCACTGCGGTGGTCGTCGGCGGCACGCCGCTCAGCGGCGGCCGGGTGCGCATCGGCGGCACGGTGGCCGGCGCGGTGCTCATCCAGCTGCTCACGGCCACCCTCATCAAGCACGACCTGCCGCCGTCCTGGACACAGATCGCCCAGGCCGTGGTGATCGTCCTGGCGGTCTACGTGGCGCGGGAAAGGGGCAAGCGGTGA
- a CDS encoding ABC transporter permease — MSALFQQHGALVALVVLTAIASLSFDSFATGGNFENMAVSSAFLAVVALGMTFVIITGGIDLSVGSVFVLGGVLAAWGSQYGTLVALLLPLVVCGLIGLVNGLLIAKAGLAPFIVTLASMLGARGIMLNVTDEGAKTYLVDKGAFFAKLGQGKLLGIGAPVWITVVLFVVGAVVLRRTRFGQHVYAVGGNEDAAALMGAPVARTKITVYVLSGLLAGLAGTLNAAWLASGVTILGFGMELDAIAAVVIGGTLLSGGLGFVSGSLVGVLLLKVIQNVINQIGSLDSAYQQVVSGAFLVVVIVAQTWLGKRRQML, encoded by the coding sequence CTGAGCGCGCTGTTCCAGCAGCACGGCGCGCTGGTGGCGCTCGTCGTGCTGACCGCCATCGCGTCGCTGTCCTTCGACTCCTTCGCGACCGGCGGCAACTTCGAGAACATGGCGGTCTCCTCGGCGTTCCTGGCCGTCGTCGCCCTCGGCATGACCTTCGTCATCATCACCGGCGGCATCGACCTGTCCGTGGGCTCGGTGTTCGTCCTCGGCGGCGTACTGGCCGCGTGGGGCTCGCAGTACGGCACGCTCGTGGCGCTGCTGCTGCCACTGGTGGTCTGCGGGCTGATCGGGCTCGTCAACGGGCTGCTGATCGCGAAGGCGGGCCTCGCCCCGTTCATCGTCACCCTCGCGAGCATGCTCGGGGCGCGCGGCATCATGCTGAACGTCACGGACGAGGGCGCCAAGACGTACCTCGTCGACAAGGGCGCCTTCTTCGCCAAGCTCGGCCAGGGCAAGCTGCTGGGCATCGGCGCGCCCGTCTGGATCACCGTGGTGCTGTTCGTCGTGGGCGCCGTCGTCCTGCGGCGCACGCGCTTCGGCCAGCACGTGTACGCGGTGGGCGGGAACGAGGACGCGGCCGCGCTGATGGGCGCGCCCGTGGCCCGTACGAAGATCACCGTCTACGTGCTCTCCGGTCTGCTCGCCGGCCTCGCGGGCACCCTCAACGCGGCCTGGCTGGCGTCCGGCGTCACGATCCTCGGCTTCGGGATGGAGCTGGACGCGATCGCGGCCGTCGTCATCGGCGGAACGCTGCTTTCGGGCGGGCTCGGCTTCGTCAGCGGCTCGCTGGTGGGCGTGCTGCTGCTGAAGGTGATCCAGAACGTCATCAACCAGATCGGCTCGCTCGACTCGGCCTACCAGCAGGTGGTCAGCGGCGCGTTCCTGGTCGTGGTCATCGTCGCCCAGACCTGGCTGGGCAAGCGCCGCCAGATGCTCTGA
- a CDS encoding aminoglycoside phosphotransferase family protein has translation MTDTEIEITADLVRDLLREQHPDLAGLAVREVAGGWGNQMWRLGDELAVRMQRMDPTPELQLKERRWLPELAPRLPLPVPTPVRFGEPSERFPKHWTVMTWVSGEPLDHGSISRGAHAADTLAGFLRALHVEAPAEAPIAADRGGHPVNCTDGFEEFFRAVVPDDIAAGVRSVWDDAVAAHAWEGPPVWVHGDLHPANVVVSDGTLAGIVDFGDLSAGDPAWDLAAAWVLLPAGTASRFFDTYAHADEAAIRRARGLAAMKCLFLMLMGQNGDRGLPGGKPNWGPPGRAALDRVLQGV, from the coding sequence ATGACCGACACCGAGATCGAGATCACCGCAGACCTGGTCCGCGACCTGCTGCGGGAGCAGCATCCAGACCTTGCGGGTCTGGCCGTTCGCGAGGTGGCGGGCGGCTGGGGCAACCAAATGTGGCGCCTGGGAGACGAGTTGGCCGTGCGCATGCAGCGCATGGACCCCACCCCGGAGCTCCAGCTCAAGGAGCGGCGGTGGCTGCCCGAGCTGGCCCCGCGCCTGCCGCTCCCGGTACCGACCCCGGTGCGGTTCGGCGAACCGTCCGAGCGCTTCCCCAAGCACTGGACCGTGATGACATGGGTTTCCGGCGAGCCGCTGGACCACGGCTCGATCAGCCGCGGCGCCCACGCGGCCGACACCCTGGCGGGCTTCCTGCGGGCGCTCCATGTGGAGGCGCCCGCCGAGGCGCCGATCGCGGCGGACCGCGGCGGCCATCCCGTGAACTGCACGGACGGCTTCGAGGAGTTCTTCCGGGCCGTTGTCCCCGACGACATCGCTGCCGGCGTCCGGTCCGTCTGGGACGACGCCGTCGCGGCTCACGCGTGGGAGGGCCCGCCGGTGTGGGTGCACGGCGATCTCCATCCCGCGAACGTCGTCGTCTCGGACGGAACGCTCGCGGGCATCGTCGACTTCGGTGACCTGTCCGCCGGGGACCCGGCGTGGGACCTCGCCGCCGCATGGGTGTTGCTGCCCGCGGGCACGGCCTCGCGGTTCTTCGACACGTACGCACACGCGGACGAGGCGGCGATCCGGCGGGCCCGCGGGCTGGCCGCCATGAAGTGCCTCTTCCTGATGCTCATGGGACAGAACGGAGACCGTGGCCTCCCCGGCGGCAAGCCGAACTGGGGGCCCCCGGGTCGGGCGGCCCTCGACCGTGTTCTGCAGGGCGTCTGA
- a CDS encoding gas vesicle protein, protein MGTDATAGETAGAGGPGGAHERASAPEALRAAAEQLAQLLGRAPDSVSALKPDDDGWTAHVEVVEIERIPDTTSVMASYRVNLDHAGRLLGYERIRRYARGQLDRENGRR, encoded by the coding sequence ATGGGCACCGACGCCACGGCCGGCGAAACGGCCGGCGCTGGCGGACCTGGCGGCGCGCACGAGCGCGCCTCCGCGCCCGAGGCCCTGCGGGCCGCCGCGGAGCAGCTGGCCCAGCTCCTGGGCCGGGCGCCCGACTCGGTCTCCGCACTCAAACCGGATGACGACGGCTGGACGGCGCACGTCGAGGTCGTGGAGATCGAGCGGATCCCCGACACCACCAGTGTGATGGCGAGTTACCGGGTGAACCTCGACCACGCGGGGCGGCTGCTCGGCTACGAGCGGATCCGCCGGTACGCGCGCGGCCAGCTCGACCGCGAGAACGGCCGCCGTTAG
- a CDS encoding gas vesicle structural protein GvpA has translation MTVTTQQPSAPPATGRSGSGTLYDVLELILDRGLVIDVFARVSLVGIEILKVDVRIVVASVDTYLRFAEACNRLDLEAFDKAPSKITDLPGELTESGAKGKSKGALSGAVEAFTDSLGKGRGEEPEEESQKRRTAKSSSGTSRTARRKETEEA, from the coding sequence ATGACAGTGACAACGCAGCAGCCGAGCGCACCGCCCGCGACCGGACGGTCCGGCTCCGGCACGCTCTACGACGTACTGGAACTCATCCTGGACCGCGGGCTGGTGATCGACGTGTTCGCCCGTGTGTCCCTCGTCGGCATCGAGATACTCAAGGTCGACGTGCGCATCGTCGTCGCCAGCGTCGACACGTACCTGCGCTTCGCCGAGGCCTGCAACCGGCTCGACCTGGAGGCGTTCGACAAGGCCCCCAGCAAGATCACGGACCTGCCCGGGGAGCTGACCGAGAGCGGCGCCAAGGGCAAGTCGAAGGGCGCGCTGAGCGGCGCCGTCGAGGCGTTCACCGACTCCCTCGGGAAGGGCCGGGGCGAGGAACCGGAAGAGGAGTCGCAGAAGCGGCGTACCGCCAAGTCCTCGTCCGGCACGAGCCGTACGGCCCGCCGCAAGGAGACGGAGGAGGCGTAG
- a CDS encoding GvpL/GvpF family gas vesicle protein, which produces MGVYVYAIVAQDHPVRLDGLNGVGEPPAELRTLASGPLKAVVSDAPAELRAKRRDLAAHHGVLERLMADGAVLPMRFGLVAEDEPSVASALAENADGYTGQLQRVDGCVEYNLKVSRDEDGLLREIVGESEEIRQLNERTRQNPTAHDDRIALGELVTREVERRKGDEAVALVERVAPAAVLHAETPPVEQDFLNASFLVERARAGEFTETVRAEAARRGDEYEVKLHGPLPPYSFV; this is translated from the coding sequence ATGGGTGTCTACGTCTACGCGATCGTGGCACAGGACCACCCGGTCCGCCTCGACGGGCTGAACGGGGTCGGTGAACCGCCCGCGGAGCTGCGTACGCTGGCCAGCGGACCGCTGAAGGCCGTGGTGAGCGACGCCCCCGCGGAACTGCGCGCCAAGCGCCGCGACCTGGCCGCCCACCACGGCGTACTGGAGCGCCTGATGGCGGACGGCGCCGTGCTCCCGATGCGCTTCGGGCTCGTCGCGGAGGACGAACCGTCCGTGGCGTCGGCGCTCGCGGAGAACGCCGACGGATACACCGGGCAGCTCCAACGGGTCGACGGCTGCGTGGAGTACAACCTCAAGGTCTCCCGCGACGAGGACGGTCTGCTGCGCGAGATCGTCGGCGAGTCGGAGGAGATCCGGCAGCTGAACGAGCGCACCCGGCAGAACCCGACCGCGCACGACGACCGCATCGCGCTGGGCGAACTGGTCACGCGCGAGGTCGAACGCCGCAAGGGCGACGAGGCCGTGGCGCTCGTGGAACGGGTCGCACCGGCGGCCGTGCTGCACGCAGAGACGCCGCCCGTCGAACAGGACTTCCTCAACGCGTCGTTCCTGGTGGAACGGGCGCGGGCCGGGGAGTTCACGGAGACGGTACGCGCGGAGGCGGCGCGGCGCGGCGACGAGTACGAGGTGAAGCTGCACGGTCCCCTGCCCCCGTACAGCTTTGTCTGA
- a CDS encoding gas vesicle protein GvpG — translation MGLITQLLTLPAAPVRGAAWVLDQVVAAAEEEYYDPAPVLRELRELEQALVDGRIDADEFDRREDELLDQLEWLEAHRP, via the coding sequence ATGGGACTGATCACGCAGCTCCTCACCCTGCCCGCGGCTCCCGTGCGGGGTGCCGCGTGGGTGCTCGACCAGGTGGTCGCGGCCGCCGAGGAGGAGTACTACGACCCGGCCCCCGTACTGCGTGAACTGCGGGAGCTGGAACAGGCGCTGGTGGACGGCCGTATCGACGCGGACGAGTTCGACCGCCGCGAGGACGAACTGCTCGACCAGCTGGAGTGGTTGGAGGCGCACCGCCCGTGA
- the gvpJ gene encoding gas vesicle protein — protein MAPYGQGGSSANLADILERVLDKGVVIAGDIQINLLDIELLTIKLRLLVASVDKAKEMGIDWWEHDPSLSSRARPPLRERDGGDRPSLTEENERLRAEIAELRAAREPQGR, from the coding sequence ATGGCCCCGTACGGCCAGGGAGGGTCCTCGGCGAACCTCGCCGACATCCTGGAGAGGGTGCTCGACAAGGGCGTGGTCATCGCCGGGGACATCCAGATCAACCTGCTCGACATCGAGCTGCTGACGATCAAGCTGCGGCTGCTCGTGGCCTCCGTCGACAAGGCGAAGGAGATGGGCATCGACTGGTGGGAGCACGACCCGTCGCTGTCGTCCCGGGCACGCCCGCCGCTGCGGGAACGCGACGGCGGGGACCGGCCGTCGCTGACCGAGGAGAACGAGCGGCTGCGCGCGGAGATCGCCGAGCTGCGCGCGGCACGGGAACCGCAAGGGAGGTGA
- a CDS encoding GvpL/GvpF family gas vesicle protein has product MSSHEQTQTQAAAPAPAPVPTPTREQAPDQGRLSYAYAVGRALPELEIALGPVTGMGGAPLRTVDADGLAAVVCGVPEAEYGEDALRARLEDLGELEELARAHHSVVDALARQTTVLPLRLATVYLDDARVAAMLRGAGPELRDRLNRLDGRVEWGVKVYADPEADSSSSADHSHPETPDGGARTDGTDGTDRAERPGRAYLRQRREQLNSRDDAFRAAREGVRRALAAAAAHAEDRVTHRPQQGELAGDAGQNVANEAFLVSLDRSEAFRAAVEEADAGLRGVRIEVTGPWAPYSFATPVRAPAGPSPSPGAGTEEEAGRAG; this is encoded by the coding sequence ATGAGCAGCCACGAACAGACGCAGACGCAGGCAGCCGCACCCGCGCCCGCGCCCGTACCGACGCCGACGCGCGAACAGGCCCCGGACCAGGGGCGGTTGAGCTACGCGTACGCCGTCGGCCGCGCGCTCCCCGAGCTGGAGATCGCACTGGGCCCGGTCACGGGCATGGGCGGGGCGCCGCTGCGTACGGTCGACGCCGACGGGCTGGCCGCCGTGGTGTGCGGCGTGCCGGAGGCGGAGTACGGCGAGGACGCGCTCCGGGCCCGGCTGGAGGACCTGGGCGAACTGGAGGAGCTGGCCCGCGCGCACCACTCGGTGGTGGACGCGCTCGCCCGGCAGACCACCGTGCTGCCACTGCGGCTGGCGACCGTCTACCTCGACGACGCGCGCGTGGCCGCGATGCTGCGCGGCGCCGGACCGGAGCTGCGCGACCGGCTGAACCGGCTGGACGGGCGGGTGGAGTGGGGCGTGAAGGTGTACGCGGACCCGGAGGCCGACTCGTCGTCCTCCGCCGACCACTCGCACCCGGAGACGCCCGACGGCGGAGCCCGTACCGACGGTACCGACGGTACGGACCGCGCCGAGCGCCCCGGGCGCGCGTACCTGCGGCAGCGCAGGGAGCAGCTGAACTCGCGTGACGACGCTTTCCGCGCCGCGCGCGAGGGCGTACGGCGGGCACTCGCCGCCGCGGCCGCGCACGCGGAGGACCGGGTGACGCACCGGCCGCAGCAGGGCGAACTCGCCGGGGACGCGGGCCAGAACGTCGCGAACGAGGCGTTCCTGGTGTCGCTCGACCGCTCCGAGGCGTTCCGGGCCGCCGTCGAGGAGGCGGACGCCGGCCTGCGGGGGGTGCGGATCGAGGTGACGGGGCCGTGGGCGCCGTACTCCTTCGCGACACCCGTACGGGCGCCGGCCGGCCCCAGCCCCAGCCCCGGCGCCGGCACCGAGGAGGAGGCCGGCCGTGCGGGATGA
- a CDS encoding gas vesicle protein, translating into MRDDVLLRGFDGEPDLAGRQVALIDLLDRLLNGGAVLTGDVVLSVADVDLVHIDLRAVIRSVTADSPVVW; encoded by the coding sequence GTGCGGGATGACGTGCTGCTGCGGGGCTTCGACGGTGAGCCTGACCTGGCCGGGCGCCAGGTGGCCCTGATCGACCTGCTGGACCGGCTGCTCAACGGCGGCGCGGTGCTGACCGGTGACGTGGTGCTGTCCGTGGCCGACGTCGATCTCGTGCACATCGACCTGCGTGCCGTGATCCGCTCGGTCACGGCGGACAGCCCGGTCGTCTGGTGA
- a CDS encoding gas vesicle protein K — MTTATPAASAAPAPSARIGEVAQAAARAFDLLPAGPGGPGGRRPGGHAASGPAQRLRTDPDSVERDLMKLVLTLVELLRQLMERTALHRVDEGDLTEEQEERVGMTLMTLQERMAELCEQHGLRPEDLNLDLGPLGTLLPPR, encoded by the coding sequence GTGACAACGGCGACACCCGCGGCGTCCGCGGCACCCGCGCCGTCCGCCCGTATCGGCGAGGTGGCGCAGGCCGCAGCCCGCGCGTTCGACCTGCTGCCGGCCGGCCCCGGCGGCCCCGGCGGGCGCCGCCCCGGCGGACACGCCGCGTCCGGACCCGCGCAGCGCCTGCGCACCGACCCGGACAGCGTGGAGCGCGACCTGATGAAGCTCGTGCTCACCCTCGTGGAGCTGCTGCGGCAGCTGATGGAGCGTACGGCGCTGCACCGCGTCGACGAGGGTGACCTGACGGAAGAGCAGGAGGAACGCGTCGGGATGACGCTGATGACGCTCCAGGAGCGCATGGCGGAGCTGTGCGAGCAGCACGGCCTGCGCCCCGAAGACCTGAACCTGGACCTGGGCCCGCTCGGCACCCTCCTGCCGCCCCGCTGA